In candidate division KSB1 bacterium, the following proteins share a genomic window:
- a CDS encoding carboxypeptidase M32 — MADALHLYDELVTRYKEYAVLSSVTGVLHWDMQVMMSPKGAERRANQMALLSGIMHDRLTAPRIGELVERLSVSPNGLSDAQQANLREIGRDYRLATKVPKELVEEMSRQQSVSHEVWAKAREVGDFPMFAPHLEKLVALSKQKAEYLGYVDTPYDAMLDLYEPGGTTAFFTTLFDQVKAANVPLVKRIVDSPVKADRRFLSNEYDPELQKQFGRDVMKQLGFDAKGGRLDTSIHPFCSGAKGDIRITTRYNPRAPQQALFGIIHETGHALYEQEVSAEHLDTPLSEALSMGMHESQSRMWENLVGRGKPFWTYFYPRLQSYFPQQTEGVSMEQFVLAINHVERSLVRVEADEMTYDLHIILRFEIERDLFAGKVSVSDLPRVWNRKIEEYLGLTPKNDGKEGVMQDVHWCEAYFGYFPSYSLGNFAAAQFWGAMRRELPQLDQKMERGEFGDILAWLREKVHLHGRRFGRDELMTRATGKALDTADYVQYLRNKYSELYRLS, encoded by the coding sequence ATGGCTGATGCTCTCCACCTCTACGACGAACTCGTCACACGGTACAAGGAATATGCGGTGCTGTCCTCGGTTACGGGAGTGCTGCACTGGGATATGCAGGTGATGATGTCACCCAAGGGTGCCGAACGCCGCGCCAATCAGATGGCGCTGCTCTCCGGCATCATGCACGACCGACTCACCGCGCCACGCATCGGCGAGCTGGTCGAGCGGCTCTCGGTCTCGCCGAACGGACTTTCGGACGCGCAGCAGGCGAACCTTCGCGAGATCGGACGCGACTACCGACTGGCGACGAAAGTCCCGAAGGAGTTGGTCGAAGAAATGAGCCGGCAACAGTCGGTCAGTCACGAAGTTTGGGCGAAGGCCCGCGAAGTCGGCGACTTCCCGATGTTCGCGCCGCATCTCGAAAAGCTGGTGGCGTTGTCCAAGCAGAAGGCCGAGTATCTTGGCTATGTGGACACGCCGTACGACGCGATGCTGGACCTCTACGAGCCGGGCGGAACGACCGCCTTTTTCACGACGCTGTTTGACCAAGTCAAGGCCGCGAACGTGCCGCTGGTCAAACGCATCGTTGACTCGCCCGTGAAGGCGGACCGCCGATTCCTGAGTAATGAATACGATCCGGAGTTGCAGAAGCAGTTTGGACGGGACGTGATGAAGCAGCTCGGATTCGATGCCAAAGGCGGACGGCTCGACACGTCGATCCATCCGTTCTGCAGCGGAGCCAAGGGGGATATCCGGATCACGACACGGTACAATCCGCGCGCACCGCAGCAGGCGCTGTTCGGGATCATTCACGAAACCGGCCACGCACTCTATGAGCAGGAGGTCAGCGCGGAGCATCTCGACACGCCGCTGTCGGAAGCGCTCAGCATGGGCATGCATGAGTCGCAGTCCCGGATGTGGGAGAATCTGGTGGGTCGCGGCAAGCCGTTCTGGACGTACTTCTATCCGCGACTCCAGAGCTACTTCCCGCAGCAGACGGAGGGAGTATCCATGGAGCAGTTTGTGCTCGCCATCAACCATGTGGAGCGTTCGCTCGTCCGCGTCGAAGCGGACGAGATGACTTATGATCTGCACATTATTCTGCGATTCGAGATCGAGCGCGATCTGTTCGCCGGGAAAGTGTCCGTTTCCGACCTGCCAAGGGTGTGGAACCGGAAGATCGAAGAATACCTCGGACTAACGCCCAAGAACGACGGCAAGGAAGGCGTGATGCAGGACGTCCATTGGTGCGAGGCCTACTTCGGCTACTTCCCGTCCTACAGCCTGGGTAACTTCGCCGCCGCACAATTCTGGGGAGCCATGCGGCGCGAGCTGCCGCAGCTGGACCAGAAGATGGAGCGCGGAGAGTTCGGCGACATTCTGGCCTGGCTGCGGGAGAAGGTACACCTCCACGGACGGCGCTTCGGGCGGGACGAGCTGATGACGCGGGCGACCGGCAAGGCGCTGGATACCGCGGACTATGTACAGTACCTCCGCAATAAATACTCGGAGTTGTACAGGCTGAGCTAA
- a CDS encoding T9SS type A sorting domain-containing protein, with protein sequence MKSGRRLTQIIGLALVVSATSVISSAAVLRVPQEFPTIESALATSLNGDTILLAHLQHAEHIVMPPGFRTIAGEYLFSGDTTDIPATIWTMPAEFPPDSGSMLIVPHGATAQLVGITLTGGHGTLVLPDSTVVGGAIFLDSGSVHLRRCDLHESTAYTGAAIFGRGAPEIILDSTVIRDHVALVQYAITLFDCANIEVRHSRLTRNRGPHGSVFAAVDGTVEFADVLFDSNGAEQGVIREAMAVLRSPARFTDCRFVGNLTEMEGMGHSVGGTQDSAATFERCQFVGNSGYLSPIVAFNESLILRDCIFSDNVSGFPPAALSLGYGAYEIDGCTFEHNQSTRWSCITSNGAVTIRNSEFVGNITSGAWDTTAAISATNGDSYRIVNSLFRGNTGAAFSDLYGDSETIDLDSNYWGDPSGPYNSELNPNGLGDRIFGNVDFEPWLTAPPDFSVPGERPPIADRHQFLAAYPNPFNASTTLTFISQPVRRELYVFNLTGQLVDRLVVPPHTTAARWTAVMLPSGMYFCRLDNASARLILLK encoded by the coding sequence ATGAAGTCCGGCCGCCGACTCACTCAAATCATCGGTCTGGCGCTGGTTGTTTCCGCGACTTCAGTGATTTCCAGCGCGGCAGTCCTCCGCGTGCCGCAGGAGTTCCCGACGATCGAGTCCGCCCTCGCGACAAGCCTCAACGGCGACACGATCTTGTTGGCGCATCTCCAACACGCGGAACATATCGTGATGCCGCCGGGATTCCGTACAATCGCCGGCGAGTACCTGTTCAGTGGCGACACCACGGACATTCCGGCTACGATTTGGACCATGCCCGCCGAGTTCCCGCCCGACAGTGGCTCCATGCTCATCGTTCCGCACGGCGCGACGGCGCAGCTCGTAGGCATCACGTTAACTGGCGGACACGGAACCTTAGTGCTGCCCGATAGCACCGTGGTTGGCGGTGCGATATTTTTGGATTCCGGCTCCGTTCACTTGCGGCGTTGCGACTTGCACGAGAGTACGGCCTACACGGGAGCGGCAATCTTCGGACGCGGCGCGCCGGAGATCATTCTCGATTCCACAGTAATCCGCGACCACGTCGCACTGGTACAGTATGCGATCACGCTCTTCGATTGTGCGAATATCGAAGTCCGCCATTCGCGACTCACACGGAACCGCGGACCGCACGGCTCTGTATTTGCCGCTGTCGATGGCACCGTGGAATTCGCGGACGTGCTGTTTGACTCCAACGGGGCGGAGCAGGGTGTCATCCGCGAGGCGATGGCCGTACTTCGCTCTCCCGCCCGCTTCACGGATTGCCGGTTCGTGGGTAACTTGACGGAGATGGAGGGAATGGGCCACTCGGTCGGCGGAACTCAGGATAGCGCAGCGACCTTCGAGCGTTGCCAGTTTGTCGGCAACAGCGGGTACCTGTCGCCGATCGTTGCTTTCAACGAGAGCCTCATTCTTCGCGACTGCATCTTCTCCGATAACGTTAGCGGCTTTCCACCCGCCGCGCTCAGTCTGGGCTACGGCGCGTACGAAATTGACGGCTGCACTTTCGAGCATAACCAATCAACACGCTGGAGCTGCATCACGTCGAATGGCGCAGTCACCATCCGCAATTCTGAGTTCGTCGGGAACATCACGTCCGGCGCTTGGGATACCACAGCGGCCATTAGCGCAACCAACGGGGACAGCTATCGGATTGTCAACAGTCTCTTTCGCGGCAACACTGGTGCGGCATTCTCCGATCTCTACGGCGACTCGGAGACCATCGACCTCGATTCGAACTACTGGGGCGATCCCAGCGGTCCGTACAACTCTGAACTGAACCCCAACGGACTTGGCGACCGCATCTTCGGCAATGTGGATTTCGAGCCGTGGTTGACCGCGCCGCCCGACTTCTCGGTGCCGGGCGAGCGACCACCAATAGCCGACCGCCATCAGTTCCTGGCCGCGTATCCCAATCCGTTCAACGCCTCGACCACGCTGACGTTTATTTCGCAGCCAGTCCGTCGTGAGCTGTATGTGTTCAATCTGACCGGACAGCTTGTCGATCGGCTGGTCGTTCCGCCGCACACGACCGCGGCGCGCTGGACGGCCGTGATGCTACCCTCAGGAATGTATTTCTGCCGACTCGACAACGCTTCCGCTCGCCTGATCCTGCTGAAGTAG
- a CDS encoding MarR family transcriptional regulator: protein MVIMLGDLYDRGGDTYIFGPHGLTTAKYAMLATIAGSPVPLSMTQLRECVMKSAANLTQMIDALERDGLVRRQAMPKDRRVNLVEITDAGRDRVAQVEAFMRSTMAAYFQGFSDTELREFARLLQHFAAHELAAMKIPPIPPHQTT from the coding sequence ATGGTGATCATGCTGGGGGACCTGTATGATCGGGGTGGCGACACCTATATTTTCGGGCCGCATGGCCTGACGACCGCCAAGTACGCCATGCTGGCGACGATCGCAGGCAGTCCGGTTCCGCTCTCGATGACGCAGCTCCGGGAATGCGTTATGAAGAGCGCCGCCAACCTGACGCAGATGATCGATGCCCTTGAGCGCGACGGATTGGTGCGCCGGCAAGCAATGCCGAAGGACCGCCGGGTCAACCTCGTGGAAATCACGGATGCCGGACGTGATCGCGTGGCGCAGGTTGAGGCGTTCATGCGGAGCACGATGGCCGCGTACTTTCAAGGTTTCTCCGATACGGAATTGCGTGAGTTCGCCCGACTGTTACAACACTTCGCGGCGCATGAGCTCGCGGCGATGAAAATCCCGCCAATTCCACCACATCAAACCACCTGA